A genomic window from Halorubrum lacusprofundi ATCC 49239 includes:
- a CDS encoding DUF99 family protein — MTPPSRTLGIAFSDDDRTSRLAGAVVRADGTLDGLGFETCTVGGTDATDAAIALFDRLRREDVRHVAVAGIAPAWFNLLDLSRLHEALDRPVYAVSYEESPGLEPALREAFDGEALARRLDTYRSLPPRVRVERDEWNSAASDAPEPLFVRAVGIDVDEAAAAVCGLVREGFRRPEPLRIAAIAASAHREATRER; from the coding sequence GTGACACCGCCGAGCCGGACGCTCGGTATCGCCTTCTCAGACGATGACCGAACCAGTCGCCTAGCTGGGGCTGTCGTCAGAGCCGACGGCACCCTCGACGGGCTCGGGTTCGAGACCTGCACCGTTGGCGGGACCGACGCGACCGACGCCGCGATCGCGCTCTTCGACCGGCTGAGGCGCGAGGATGTGCGCCATGTCGCCGTGGCGGGAATCGCGCCCGCGTGGTTCAACCTCCTCGACCTGTCGCGGCTTCACGAGGCTCTCGACCGACCGGTGTACGCCGTGAGCTACGAGGAGAGCCCCGGGCTCGAACCGGCGCTCCGCGAGGCGTTCGACGGCGAGGCGCTCGCGCGGCGGCTCGACACGTATCGGTCCCTGCCGCCTCGGGTTCGGGTGGAGCGCGACGAGTGGAACTCGGCCGCGAGCGATGCCCCGGAACCACTGTTCGTCCGCGCGGTCGGGATCGACGTCGACGAGGCCGCCGCCGCGGTCTGCGGGTTGGTCCGCGAGGGGTTCCGCCGGCCGGAGCCCCTCCGGATCGCCGCAATCGCGGCGAGCGCGCACCGGGAGGCGACGAGGGAGCGGTAG
- a CDS encoding DUF5786 family protein, translated as MGFGSYDESEQENQDLDADFDDDDGVQAAEEVHEGSVDYEPGASNDELLDRLQEIKSEET; from the coding sequence ATGGGCTTCGGAAGCTACGATGAATCCGAACAGGAGAATCAAGACCTGGATGCGGATTTCGACGACGACGACGGAGTCCAGGCCGCAGAAGAGGTACACGAGGGTTCGGTCGATTACGAACCCGGTGCGTCGAACGACGAGCTGCTCGACCGACTCCAGGAGATCAAATCCGAGGAGACCTGA
- a CDS encoding thioredoxin family protein, producing MTVRLLDFHADWCGPCKTQDPILEEIQEDLGDAFELQKVNVDEEQDVANQYQVRSLPTLIIENDEGVVDRFVGVTQREDIEAALSEAGA from the coding sequence ATGACTGTTCGACTGCTGGATTTTCACGCTGACTGGTGCGGCCCGTGTAAGACGCAGGACCCGATTCTGGAGGAGATCCAGGAGGACCTCGGCGACGCCTTCGAGCTCCAGAAGGTGAACGTCGACGAGGAGCAGGACGTCGCCAACCAGTATCAGGTGCGCTCGCTACCAACCCTCATCATCGAGAACGACGAGGGCGTCGTCGACCGGTTCGTCGGCGTCACCCAGCGCGAGGACATCGAGGCCGCGCTCTCCGAAGCCGGCGCGTAA
- the hisH gene encoding imidazole glycerol phosphate synthase subunit HisH has protein sequence MSTFEPPAETLADVVLVDYGLGNLRSATRGLERAGASVEITDDPEAFADADGVVLPGVGAFREGMENAGPLREALTDHADAGRPLFGICLGMQMLLTSSEEADHEGEGEVTGLDLVPGTNVRFDVDRKVPHMGWNELEVERDHPLVEGVDGEYAYFVHSYYAEPDDPDAVVATADYGVDFPAVVANEAGNVFGTQFHPEKSGETGLRILRNFVEYCAER, from the coding sequence ATGAGCACCTTCGAACCGCCCGCGGAGACGCTGGCGGACGTGGTTCTGGTCGACTACGGCCTCGGGAACCTCCGATCTGCGACCCGCGGGTTAGAGCGGGCGGGCGCGTCGGTCGAGATCACCGACGACCCCGAGGCGTTCGCCGACGCCGACGGCGTCGTCCTCCCCGGCGTCGGCGCGTTCCGGGAGGGGATGGAGAACGCCGGTCCGCTTCGCGAGGCGCTGACCGACCACGCCGACGCCGGTCGTCCCCTCTTCGGGATCTGTCTCGGGATGCAGATGCTCCTCACCTCCAGTGAGGAGGCCGACCACGAGGGGGAAGGCGAGGTGACCGGTCTCGATCTCGTCCCCGGAACCAACGTCCGGTTCGACGTGGATCGGAAGGTCCCGCACATGGGCTGGAACGAGCTCGAAGTCGAACGCGACCACCCGCTGGTCGAGGGCGTAGACGGTGAGTACGCCTACTTCGTTCACTCCTACTACGCCGAGCCCGACGACCCGGACGCGGTCGTTGCAACCGCGGACTACGGCGTCGACTTCCCCGCCGTCGTCGCCAACGAGGCGGGCAACGTGTTCGGCACGCAGTTCCACCCCGAGAAGAGCGGGGAAACGGGGCTCCGCATCTTGCGGAACTTCGTCGAGTACTGCGCGGAGCGGTAG
- a CDS encoding aldo/keto reductase: MDPTLDEIDLDTVRLGRTGLRTNEFQLGTWRFGRVTEAGNVEIDEARAHELLDGYEAAGGRYIDTADVYGGGDCERWIGDWLAERDRERYTIASKVYWQIRDGDPNSRGTNRKNVRHRVDALLDRLDTDYLDVLYIHRWDDETPARELMKTLNGLVESGKVHYLGASTLRPNAWKVARANEIARSEGWEPFNVLQPRYNLVDREIEGEYLEFARQQNLAVSPWSPLGQGFLTGKYDRDEDLPEESKAAESSRFQEAYLTAENFDLHDELDAVAEEVDATPAQTALAWLAHRDGVTAPIVGARTTAQLAENLAAASIDLSDEQVDRLTAAKSGPYDGL; encoded by the coding sequence ATGGATCCAACACTCGACGAGATCGACCTCGATACGGTCCGGCTCGGCCGAACCGGCCTCCGGACGAACGAGTTCCAACTCGGCACGTGGCGGTTCGGTCGCGTGACCGAGGCGGGCAACGTAGAGATCGACGAGGCCCGCGCCCACGAACTGCTCGACGGGTACGAGGCCGCGGGCGGCCGCTACATCGACACCGCCGACGTGTACGGCGGCGGCGACTGCGAGCGCTGGATCGGCGACTGGCTCGCCGAGCGCGACCGCGAGCGCTACACGATCGCGTCGAAGGTGTACTGGCAGATCCGCGACGGCGACCCGAACAGCCGCGGCACGAACCGCAAGAACGTCCGCCACCGCGTCGACGCCCTCCTCGATCGGCTCGACACCGATTACCTCGACGTGCTCTACATCCACCGCTGGGACGACGAGACGCCGGCCCGCGAGCTGATGAAGACGCTCAACGGGCTCGTGGAGTCCGGCAAGGTCCACTACCTCGGCGCGTCGACGCTCCGCCCGAACGCCTGGAAGGTCGCCCGCGCCAACGAGATCGCCCGCAGCGAAGGCTGGGAGCCGTTCAACGTGCTCCAGCCGCGATACAATCTCGTCGACCGCGAGATCGAAGGGGAGTACTTGGAGTTCGCGCGCCAGCAAAATCTGGCCGTTTCCCCGTGGAGCCCGCTCGGTCAGGGGTTCCTGACCGGGAAGTACGACCGCGACGAGGACCTCCCCGAGGAGTCGAAGGCCGCCGAGTCGAGCCGCTTTCAGGAGGCGTACCTCACCGCGGAGAACTTCGACCTCCACGACGAGCTCGACGCCGTCGCCGAGGAGGTCGACGCCACGCCCGCACAGACCGCGCTCGCGTGGCTCGCCCACCGCGACGGCGTCACCGCGCCCATCGTCGGCGCGCGCACGACCGCCCAGCTCGCGGAGAATCTCGCGGCCGCTTCGATCGATCTGTCCGACGAGCAGGTCGACCGCCTGACTGCCGCAAAGTCCGGCCCGTACGACGGGCTGTAG
- the pdxT gene encoding pyridoxal 5'-phosphate synthase glutaminase subunit PdxT, with protein MQAGVIAVQGDVAEHAAAVENAAAAHGEPAEVVEVRDAGIVPDCDVLLMPGGESTTISRLIRREGIDEEIREHVASGKPVLATCAGLIVCSRDAKDDRVDALGLVNVSVDRNAFGRQKDSFEAKIPMTGLDEPFHAVFIRAPLIDDVGEGVEVLATVDGRPVAVRDGPVVATAFHPELTDDSRIHDLAFFPEQEVVA; from the coding sequence ATGCAAGCAGGCGTCATCGCCGTCCAGGGGGACGTGGCCGAACACGCCGCCGCCGTCGAGAACGCCGCGGCCGCCCACGGCGAGCCCGCGGAAGTGGTCGAGGTCCGGGACGCGGGAATCGTCCCTGACTGCGACGTGCTCCTCATGCCGGGCGGGGAGTCGACGACCATCTCGCGGCTGATCCGCCGAGAGGGGATCGACGAGGAGATCCGCGAGCACGTCGCGAGCGGAAAGCCCGTACTCGCCACCTGCGCGGGTCTCATCGTCTGTTCGCGGGACGCGAAGGACGACCGGGTCGACGCGCTCGGGCTCGTAAACGTCTCCGTCGACCGCAACGCGTTCGGCAGACAGAAAGACTCCTTCGAAGCGAAGATCCCCATGACCGGGCTCGACGAGCCGTTCCACGCCGTGTTCATCCGTGCGCCGCTCATCGACGACGTGGGGGAAGGCGTCGAAGTACTCGCGACCGTCGACGGCCGCCCGGTCGCGGTTCGGGACGGGCCGGTGGTCGCCACCGCGTTCCACCCGGAGCTCACCGACGACTCGCGGATCCACGACCTCGCCTTTTTCCCCGAGCAGGAGGTGGTCGCGTGA
- a CDS encoding 50S ribosomal protein L40e: protein MASFDAAERRNLDRHICMRCNARNSPDADRCRKCGYTNLRPKAKERRAA, encoded by the coding sequence ATGGCCAGTTTCGACGCCGCGGAACGCCGCAACCTTGACCGACACATCTGCATGCGCTGTAACGCCCGCAACTCCCCCGACGCCGACCGGTGCCGCAAGTGCGGCTACACGAATCTCCGCCCGAAGGCGAAGGAACGCCGCGCGGCGTAG
- a CDS encoding preprotein translocase subunit Sec61beta, whose translation MSSGSNSGGLMSSAGLVRYFDSEDRDAIAIDPKTVLAFCVLFGVFVQILSLTVA comes from the coding sequence ATGAGCAGTGGTTCCAACTCCGGCGGGCTGATGTCTAGCGCGGGCCTCGTCCGCTACTTCGACAGCGAGGACCGGGACGCGATCGCGATCGACCCGAAGACCGTCCTCGCGTTTTGCGTCCTCTTCGGCGTGTTCGTACAGATTCTCTCGCTGACGGTCGCGTAG
- a CDS encoding phosphonate ABC transporter ATP-binding protein: MTYIEVDGLTKRFGDTVALDDVSFEVPAGEFVIVLGVSGSGKSTLLRTLSGLLSPTDGEILIDGEPMFEPRPEVAMIFQQHNIIGDMTAYSNSLSGGVHRSGFLSSVLQLQDPEEKHRALDALDTVGLLDEAEQKARSMSGGQQQRVGISRALVQQPNVLLADEPVASLDPGSAQSVMNYLRTASNDRDLTTFCSLHQVNIARKFGHRFIGLRDGKKVFDGYRDELTIDVIDDLYGDIDTEGMFVRDDGDSDEATDEVATT; the protein is encoded by the coding sequence ATGACTTACATCGAAGTAGACGGTCTTACGAAACGATTCGGCGACACGGTCGCGCTCGACGACGTGTCCTTCGAGGTCCCCGCAGGCGAGTTCGTCATCGTGCTCGGCGTCTCCGGATCCGGGAAGTCGACGCTGCTCCGGACGCTGAGCGGGCTGCTCTCCCCGACGGACGGTGAAATCCTGATCGACGGCGAGCCCATGTTCGAGCCCCGCCCGGAGGTCGCGATGATCTTCCAACAGCACAACATCATCGGCGACATGACGGCGTACTCGAACTCGCTTTCCGGGGGCGTGCACCGCTCCGGGTTCCTCTCCAGCGTCCTCCAGCTACAGGATCCTGAGGAGAAACACCGCGCTCTCGACGCGCTTGACACGGTCGGCCTCCTAGACGAAGCCGAACAGAAGGCGCGAAGTATGAGCGGCGGTCAACAGCAGCGGGTGGGGATCTCCCGTGCGCTCGTCCAGCAGCCGAACGTCTTGCTCGCCGACGAGCCGGTCGCGAGCCTCGACCCCGGCAGCGCACAGAGCGTGATGAACTACCTCCGGACCGCCTCCAATGACCGCGATCTGACGACCTTCTGTAGCCTCCACCAGGTGAATATCGCTCGGAAGTTCGGGCACCGCTTCATCGGTCTGCGCGACGGCAAAAAGGTGTTCGACGGGTACCGAGACGAGCTGACGATCGACGTCATCGACGACCTCTACGGCGACATCGACACTGAGGGGATGTTCGTCCGAGATGACGGCGACAGCGACGAGGCGACCGACGAGGTCGCGACGACGTGA
- the hisE gene encoding phosphoribosyl-ATP diphosphatase yields MSDSDAENDENPEVPPDDVLDELFATIESRKAELPEGSYTASLFTHEKGENAVLEKIGEESTETILAAKDDDLDELTYESADLVYHLLVLFAMKDLDLDDLREELRDRF; encoded by the coding sequence GTGAGCGATTCAGACGCCGAAAACGACGAGAATCCGGAGGTCCCCCCCGACGACGTCCTCGACGAGCTGTTCGCCACCATCGAGTCGCGGAAGGCGGAGCTGCCCGAGGGGTCGTACACCGCCTCGCTGTTCACCCACGAAAAGGGCGAGAACGCCGTCTTAGAGAAGATCGGTGAGGAGTCAACGGAGACGATCCTCGCGGCGAAAGACGACGACCTCGACGAACTCACCTACGAGAGCGCAGACCTCGTCTACCACCTGCTGGTGCTGTTCGCGATGAAGGACCTCGACCTCGACGACCTGCGTGAGGAGCTTCGAGACCGTTTTTAA
- a CDS encoding phosphate/phosphite/phosphonate ABC transporter substrate-binding protein has product MSDNRWSANRRTFVKTAGAAGVVGLAGCSDGGTSGDSGNSATEVTWVMNPAEEEIDIQVQYQPMFEYLESEADIEIIEQPTASYSGTAQELRRASEGDRVFADTSPGAVAQIPDQLDVTGMRVAYGAEKYFSLITTTADSDIEELADLEGEVFASAAPTSVSGTLFPLYMLSNAGIDIGSAPSGSPEDFELRTSDHSTAREQLIQDDRIAAAGTGAFSTASHVPQEQFDEMSQEFVDISAEYDGAGEDDPELQLLAVSDPIPRAPIVSNAAWEESLKDDIRQLMIDAPQEAFEHDSQADIAEALNIDPEILDMDESELSEDQREDLDLVEAHALWFSGVVEASAEDYDPVAQLGQELGLEWNEL; this is encoded by the coding sequence ATGTCCGACAACAGGTGGTCGGCGAATCGGCGAACGTTTGTCAAAACGGCCGGCGCGGCTGGGGTAGTCGGGCTCGCCGGCTGTTCCGACGGCGGCACGTCGGGTGATTCCGGGAACTCGGCGACGGAAGTCACGTGGGTGATGAACCCCGCGGAAGAGGAGATCGACATCCAGGTCCAGTACCAGCCGATGTTCGAGTACCTCGAGTCCGAGGCCGACATCGAGATCATCGAACAGCCGACCGCGAGCTACTCCGGGACGGCACAGGAGCTCCGACGCGCGAGCGAGGGCGACCGGGTCTTCGCGGACACCTCGCCCGGCGCGGTCGCGCAGATCCCCGATCAGCTCGACGTGACGGGGATGCGGGTGGCCTACGGCGCTGAAAAGTACTTCTCGCTCATCACGACGACGGCTGACAGCGACATCGAAGAGCTCGCCGACCTCGAAGGCGAGGTTTTCGCGTCGGCCGCGCCGACCTCTGTCTCCGGGACCCTGTTCCCGCTGTACATGCTCAGCAACGCGGGGATCGACATCGGGAGCGCACCTTCCGGCTCGCCCGAGGACTTCGAGCTCCGGACTTCAGACCACTCGACCGCCCGCGAACAGCTCATTCAGGACGACCGGATCGCGGCCGCCGGGACAGGCGCTTTCTCCACGGCGTCACACGTCCCGCAGGAGCAGTTCGACGAGATGTCACAGGAGTTCGTCGACATCTCGGCCGAGTACGACGGCGCCGGCGAAGACGACCCCGAACTCCAGCTACTCGCCGTCTCCGACCCGATCCCACGTGCGCCGATCGTGAGCAACGCCGCGTGGGAGGAGTCGCTCAAAGACGACATCCGACAGCTGATGATCGACGCGCCTCAGGAGGCGTTCGAGCACGACTCGCAGGCTGACATCGCCGAGGCACTCAACATCGACCCCGAGATCCTCGACATGGACGAGTCCGAGCTCAGCGAGGACCAGCGGGAGGACCTCGATCTGGTCGAGGCGCACGCGCTCTGGTTCAGCGGCGTCGTCGAAGCGAGCGCCGAAGACTACGACCCCGTCGCGCAGCTCGGTCAAGAGCTCGGCTTGGAGTGGAACGAACTCTAG
- a CDS encoding MBL fold metallo-hydrolase, translating into MEPITVTADAEEFTCNAYLVSGEAPTLVDAGTMPGVDDVIADALDEAGVDGLDRVVLTHQHHDHVGQLDAVLDRFDATLYANAAHPRRDVAIGDGDEILVGDEPCEVVETPGHAADHISLVGDDRVYSGDVVVYNDGAFDDGSFGRTDMAGQSREVLIESLHTLLDRLPDTASAMYPGHGDVYRASDGPDTVREVIERATERAERREPKYPDE; encoded by the coding sequence ATGGAGCCGATCACCGTCACTGCGGACGCGGAGGAGTTCACCTGCAACGCGTACCTCGTGTCCGGCGAGGCGCCGACCCTCGTGGACGCCGGCACGATGCCGGGCGTCGACGACGTTATCGCCGACGCGCTCGACGAGGCCGGCGTCGACGGGCTCGACCGCGTCGTGTTGACCCACCAGCACCACGATCACGTCGGCCAGCTCGACGCGGTGCTCGACCGGTTTGACGCGACGCTTTACGCCAACGCCGCCCACCCGCGGCGCGACGTGGCGATCGGCGACGGCGACGAGATCCTCGTCGGCGACGAGCCCTGCGAGGTCGTCGAAACGCCCGGCCACGCCGCCGACCACATCTCGCTGGTCGGCGACGACCGGGTGTACTCCGGCGATGTGGTCGTCTACAACGACGGCGCCTTCGACGACGGGTCGTTCGGTCGCACCGACATGGCGGGCCAGTCCCGCGAGGTGCTGATCGAGAGCCTTCACACGCTCCTCGACCGCCTGCCGGACACCGCCTCGGCGATGTACCCGGGCCACGGAGACGTCTACCGCGCGAGCGACGGCCCCGACACGGTCCGCGAGGTCATCGAACGCGCCACCGAGCGCGCGGAGCGTCGCGAGCCGAAGTACCCGGACGAGTAG
- a CDS encoding uracil-DNA glycosylase yields MTENGDALDGDLRVPSCERCPALVESRSRIVDGVGPTDADLLFVGEGPGAQEDERGEPFVGRSGDVLDDALRDAGLARADVRITNCVRCRPPDNRDPTTEELANCRGYLDAEIDRLDPELIVTLGKVPSEHLLDRSVAITSESGEVVDVRIAGASRRVLLSVHPAATLYDRSQRDGFFETIARAGELSGTAGAGSGGQSRLGEF; encoded by the coding sequence ATGACCGAGAACGGGGACGCGCTCGACGGGGACCTCCGAGTGCCGTCCTGCGAGCGCTGTCCGGCGCTCGTCGAGTCGCGGAGCCGGATCGTCGACGGCGTCGGCCCGACCGACGCGGACCTGCTGTTCGTCGGCGAGGGGCCGGGCGCACAGGAGGACGAGCGGGGCGAGCCCTTCGTGGGGCGGTCCGGCGACGTGCTCGACGACGCGCTCCGGGACGCCGGACTCGCGCGGGCGGACGTGCGGATCACGAACTGCGTGCGGTGCCGCCCGCCGGACAACCGGGACCCGACGACCGAGGAGTTGGCGAACTGCCGCGGGTACCTCGACGCCGAGATCGACCGACTCGACCCCGAACTGATCGTCACCCTCGGGAAGGTGCCGAGTGAGCACCTCCTCGACCGATCCGTGGCGATCACCTCGGAGTCGGGCGAGGTCGTCGACGTGCGGATCGCCGGCGCCTCACGGCGCGTGTTGCTCTCCGTCCACCCGGCGGCGACGCTGTACGACCGGAGCCAGCGCGACGGGTTCTTCGAGACCATCGCGCGGGCGGGCGAGCTGAGCGGGACCGCCGGCGCCGGGTCGGGCGGTCAGTCGCGGCTCGGAGAATTCTGA
- a CDS encoding glycerate kinase type-2 family protein gives MTDDAETIDDAVTFRDRERLARTPTHEAALDCLAAGIEAALPERLIRDAVSVRDGTLRIEGVDGAGGEYDLDAYDRVVLLGAGKATAGAAAGVAGALGRSDREIDEGIVVTDDPPDWTGADASDPSSTATIDVLPGDHPLPSERGVESARRVLDAAERAGPDDLVLAVITGGGSALLAAPADPISVGDLRALTSALLTSGASIDEINAVRKHCSAVKGGQLARAAAPATTVTLAVSDVIGDPLDTIASGPTVPDPSTYADALAVLDRYDLDAPDSVRERLRAGADGELPETPTAGDPAFDRSAAFVVGNGRTALDAAATAAADRGYEPLVLSASVRGEAREAGTTHAAIAEECAARGSPIEPPAVLLSGGETTVTLGDAADPGTGGPNAEFAASAGLALAEGPLGDGGGGGGGDDDGHGHSAPRVVVASADTDGLDGPTDAAGAIADATTLDPDAARDALDRHDAYPLFDDAGALLRTGPTGTNVNDLRAIVVEKRDGEEGRSL, from the coding sequence ATGACCGATGACGCCGAGACGATCGACGACGCCGTGACGTTTCGCGACCGCGAGCGACTCGCTCGGACACCGACACACGAGGCGGCCCTCGACTGCCTCGCGGCCGGGATCGAGGCCGCGCTCCCGGAGCGGCTGATCCGCGACGCCGTCTCGGTCCGAGACGGGACCCTCCGAATCGAGGGCGTCGACGGCGCGGGCGGCGAGTACGACCTCGACGCGTACGACCGGGTCGTCCTCCTCGGGGCGGGGAAGGCGACCGCGGGTGCGGCGGCGGGGGTCGCCGGCGCGCTCGGCCGGAGCGACCGAGAGATCGACGAGGGGATCGTCGTTACGGACGACCCCCCGGACTGGACGGGCGCTGACGCGAGTGACCCGTCGTCGACCGCGACGATCGACGTGCTCCCGGGCGATCATCCGCTGCCGAGCGAGCGGGGTGTCGAGAGCGCTCGGCGGGTCCTCGACGCGGCCGAGCGCGCCGGCCCCGACGACCTCGTTCTCGCGGTCATCACCGGCGGGGGCAGCGCGCTGCTGGCCGCGCCCGCGGACCCCATCTCGGTCGGCGATCTCCGCGCGCTCACGTCGGCGCTGCTCACGTCGGGCGCGTCGATCGACGAGATCAACGCGGTTCGGAAGCACTGCTCGGCGGTGAAAGGCGGACAGTTGGCGCGCGCTGCCGCCCCCGCGACGACCGTCACCCTCGCGGTCAGCGACGTGATCGGCGACCCGCTCGACACGATCGCGAGCGGGCCCACCGTCCCCGACCCCTCGACGTACGCGGACGCGCTGGCGGTCCTCGACCGGTACGACCTCGACGCCCCCGACAGCGTGCGCGAGCGCCTCCGTGCAGGCGCCGACGGAGAGCTGCCGGAGACCCCGACCGCGGGCGACCCGGCGTTCGACCGGAGCGCGGCGTTCGTCGTCGGGAACGGGCGAACCGCGCTGGACGCGGCGGCGACCGCCGCGGCGGACCGGGGGTACGAGCCGCTGGTGCTGTCCGCGAGCGTCCGAGGCGAGGCGCGCGAGGCGGGGACGACCCACGCCGCGATCGCCGAGGAGTGCGCCGCCCGCGGGTCGCCGATCGAGCCGCCGGCCGTGCTGCTCTCCGGCGGCGAGACGACCGTCACGCTCGGGGACGCGGCGGATCCGGGGACGGGCGGCCCGAACGCGGAGTTCGCCGCGAGCGCGGGACTGGCGCTCGCGGAGGGCCCGCTGGGGGACGGAGGCGGGGGCGGAGGAGGGGACGACGACGGCCACGGCCACAGCGCCCCCCGAGTCGTCGTCGCGAGCGCCGACACCGACGGGCTCGACGGCCCGACCGACGCCGCCGGAGCTATCGCGGACGCGACGACGCTCGACCCCGACGCCGCCCGCGACGCCCTCGACCGCCACGACGCGTACCCACTCTTCGACGACGCGGGCGCGCTCCTGCGGACCGGTCCGACCGGAACGAACGTCAACGACCTGCGGGCGATCGTCGTGGAGAAGCGGGATGGAGAGGAGGGACGTAGCTTATAA
- the phnE gene encoding phosphonate ABC transporter, permease protein PhnE, with the protein MTKDTTTSDGTAGSGAIDDADGSGVPNRIAEQFENIKRTRRRRALGWTGLLAFLAFATLQAFAATELLNPDARLETFTESLTGFFPITNYFGVIPFLDFGQYIQFIRQENLLYDPEIGRLLFQFPPNPTDIYVFFFQELGIFQIFGEAGITLAMGFVGTVLGFPFALVFGTLGSERVTPFPFNFIFRGTMSFIRAIPAIIWTLIFIPFLGLGPASAAIAIAFDTIGNLGRLFVDELEEIEDGPIEAMRTTGASKPQIVFFGMLSQVRTAFIAWTLYIFEINVRIGVTVGVIGAGGLGYVLTSQQNLLRFTEMMATLLAIFLLIISVELFSQRLRSRLRSDDVEMSIWELVTGFPRRMADSMLK; encoded by the coding sequence GTGACAAAAGACACAACGACCTCCGACGGGACGGCCGGATCCGGCGCGATCGACGACGCCGACGGCTCCGGCGTTCCGAATCGCATCGCCGAACAGTTCGAGAACATCAAGCGGACGCGTCGCCGTCGGGCGCTCGGGTGGACCGGACTGCTGGCGTTCCTCGCGTTCGCCACGCTGCAGGCGTTCGCCGCGACGGAGCTTCTGAACCCGGACGCGCGCCTCGAGACGTTCACCGAGTCGCTGACCGGCTTCTTTCCGATCACGAACTACTTCGGCGTGATCCCGTTCCTCGATTTCGGCCAGTACATCCAGTTCATCAGACAAGAAAACCTGCTGTACGACCCCGAGATCGGCAGGCTATTGTTCCAGTTCCCCCCGAACCCGACGGACATCTACGTGTTCTTCTTCCAGGAACTCGGGATCTTCCAGATATTCGGAGAGGCCGGTATCACCCTCGCGATGGGGTTCGTCGGGACGGTCCTCGGGTTCCCGTTCGCGCTCGTCTTCGGGACGCTCGGCTCCGAGCGCGTCACCCCGTTCCCCTTCAACTTCATCTTCCGCGGGACGATGTCCTTCATCCGGGCGATCCCGGCGATCATCTGGACGCTCATCTTCATCCCGTTCCTCGGGCTCGGTCCCGCCTCGGCCGCGATCGCGATCGCGTTCGACACGATCGGGAACCTCGGCCGGCTGTTCGTCGACGAGCTCGAAGAGATCGAGGACGGGCCGATCGAGGCGATGCGCACGACCGGGGCGAGCAAGCCCCAGATCGTCTTCTTCGGGATGCTGAGTCAGGTCCGAACGGCGTTCATCGCGTGGACGCTGTACATCTTCGAGATCAACGTCCGCATCGGCGTCACCGTCGGCGTCATCGGCGCGGGGGGACTCGGCTACGTCCTCACGTCCCAGCAGAACCTGCTGCGGTTCACCGAGATGATGGCGACGCTGCTCGCCATCTTCCTGCTCATCATCTCCGTCGAGCTGTTCAGCCAGCGACTCCGGTCGCGGCTGCGCTCCGACGACGTCGAGATGAGCATCTGGGAGCTCGTCACCGGCTTCCCGCGCCGGATGGCGGACTCGATGCTGAAGTGA